A portion of the Blautia hansenii DSM 20583 genome contains these proteins:
- a CDS encoding helix-turn-helix domain-containing protein, translated as MTNKELSNLVNTYIINNGINKVFLAEKLGISRQALDKLLNKKQFSLDDANRILNIIGYEVSEVLIKKV; from the coding sequence ATGACAAACAAAGAACTGTCAAACCTTGTAAATACTTATATTATCAATAATGGTATAAACAAAGTATTTCTAGCTGAAAAGCTGGGCATATCAAGACAAGCACTTGATAAGCTTTTAAATAAAAAGCAATTCAGCCTGGATGACGCTAACCGCATACTTAATATTATAGGATATGAAGTGTCAGAAGTATTGATAAAAAAAGTATGA